A stretch of Aureispira sp. CCB-E DNA encodes these proteins:
- a CDS encoding two-component regulator propeller domain-containing protein — MRLYILLFLITQIALTSCNGQTSNKKKITDKFINGESVSKLGNNIMVIYQDSKNVYWFGSWETGVYKYDGKELTNYTTKHGLPNNRIDEIKEDEFGNIYFTSCHPTSTVVKFDGNNFTTLSPIPSNDWQLQPTDIWFKHAYRNEKVYRYDGSALYELELPKPPNLPNPFEIYSIYKDRKGNIWFGTNPVGVCRYNGKSFEWITEEDITEFRNEGANGVRSIAEDKNGDFWFNTEYRYGIYDSTTLKSNQFYTRYQSIGGLDGKKDSNLDEYLSTVKDNNNNLWFVTYLDGVWKYDGTKVTHYAIQDKSKQIALFKIYKDNKGDLWLGSHQNGVYKFNGITFEKFTK; from the coding sequence ATGAGATTATACATACTTTTATTTCTAATCACTCAAATTGCGCTGACATCATGCAACGGGCAAACTTCAAATAAGAAAAAAATCACTGACAAGTTTATCAATGGGGAATCAGTATCTAAACTTGGTAACAATATAATGGTCATTTATCAAGACAGTAAGAATGTTTATTGGTTTGGAAGTTGGGAAACAGGAGTTTATAAATATGATGGAAAAGAATTGACCAATTACACAACAAAGCACGGTTTGCCAAACAATAGAATTGATGAAATAAAAGAAGATGAATTTGGTAACATATACTTCACTAGTTGCCACCCAACTTCTACGGTAGTTAAATTTGATGGAAATAATTTTACGACATTATCACCAATACCTAGTAACGACTGGCAACTTCAACCCACAGATATATGGTTTAAACACGCTTATCGAAATGAGAAGGTATATCGATATGACGGAAGTGCCTTATACGAACTGGAATTGCCCAAACCACCTAATCTACCCAATCCTTTTGAAATCTACAGTATTTATAAAGACAGGAAAGGAAATATTTGGTTTGGTACCAATCCTGTCGGTGTATGCCGATACAATGGAAAATCGTTTGAATGGATTACAGAAGAAGACATAACAGAATTTCGCAATGAAGGTGCAAACGGAGTACGGTCCATTGCAGAAGACAAAAATGGTGACTTTTGGTTTAACACTGAATATCGATATGGTATTTATGATAGTACAACATTAAAAAGCAATCAATTTTACACAAGGTATCAAAGTATAGGTGGTTTAGATGGGAAGAAAGACAGCAATTTAGACGAGTATCTATCAACCGTAAAAGATAACAACAATAATTTGTGGTTTGTGACCTATCTTGATGGTGTATGGAAATATGATGGAACAAAAGTTACACATTATGCCATTCAAGACAAATCGAAACAGATTGCTTTATTCAAAATATACAAAGACAACAAAGGTGATCTTTGGCTTGGCTCTCACCAAAACGGAGTATATAAATTCAATGGAATAACATTTGAAAAATTCACAAAATAA
- a CDS encoding TlpA disulfide reductase family protein, whose amino-acid sequence MLRFLLIITISCYTLIIQGQSKAIEFLEARNAQIKTITTGTYHITTKMKFLFDVDTSEFHGRCFFEHQNLKDTTFYKVHTYKHHLNLSQLYLGQTNQYYHVDHDRKIVEGWFNTSLNRLMADRSVFNPLVFRDYMKSKISESDSIWLEVDTLLDADVLCFFDQASPSVSEVRVENDLTKIYFNKHGLPFRMTTYLELADYGVYEYKDQEIHFLTTNIPPLSNMHEIYGERGYTYVDGIEADQEHEANRDSTQIKLGTTSPNWQAQTYAGENLDLSQIEGKLILLDFWYKGCFPCIQSMPLLNQLHQKYADKGLTIIGINPYQSKAEEILPFLKKKSIEHPNLYSASIPSLYGVFAYPTYIFLDENKKVVKVQRGYGKRETDADFEAWIDAYLSVNNIDK is encoded by the coding sequence ATGTTAAGATTTTTGTTGATTATTACAATAAGTTGTTACACTCTAATAATTCAAGGACAAAGCAAGGCAATAGAATTCTTAGAAGCCAGAAACGCACAAATAAAAACAATAACAACAGGAACATATCATATTACTACAAAGATGAAGTTTCTCTTTGATGTAGATACTTCAGAATTTCATGGAAGGTGCTTTTTTGAACACCAAAATTTAAAAGATACGACCTTTTACAAGGTACATACCTATAAGCATCATTTGAATCTTTCTCAATTATATTTAGGACAAACGAATCAGTATTATCATGTTGACCATGATAGAAAAATAGTAGAAGGTTGGTTCAATACTTCCTTAAATAGGCTAATGGCAGATCGCTCTGTTTTTAATCCACTAGTTTTTAGAGACTATATGAAAAGCAAAATATCGGAATCCGATTCGATATGGTTAGAGGTTGATACTTTACTTGATGCCGATGTACTTTGTTTTTTCGACCAAGCATCTCCAAGTGTTAGCGAGGTTAGAGTAGAGAATGATTTGACGAAAATCTACTTTAATAAGCATGGTTTACCTTTTAGAATGACCACTTATCTTGAACTTGCAGATTATGGTGTTTACGAATATAAAGATCAAGAAATTCATTTTTTGACTACGAACATTCCTCCATTATCCAATATGCACGAAATCTACGGAGAACGAGGTTATACTTATGTAGATGGAATAGAAGCGGATCAAGAGCATGAGGCTAATCGAGATTCTACTCAAATTAAACTCGGAACGACCTCTCCTAATTGGCAAGCTCAAACGTATGCAGGAGAAAATTTAGATTTGAGCCAAATAGAAGGCAAACTTATTTTGTTAGATTTTTGGTACAAAGGCTGTTTTCCTTGCATCCAGTCAATGCCCTTACTCAATCAATTGCATCAAAAATATGCGGATAAAGGTTTAACAATTATAGGAATAAATCCCTATCAATCAAAAGCTGAAGAAATACTTCCGTTTCTAAAAAAGAAGTCTATTGAGCATCCCAACCTTTATAGCGCATCTATTCCTAGTTTGTATGGTGTATTTGCGTATCCTACCTATATCTTTCTAGATGAAAATAAGAAGGTTGTAAAAGTACAAAGAGGCTACGGAAAAAGAGAAACGGATGCTGACTTTGAGGCTTGGATTGATGCTTATTTAAGTGTGAATAATATTGATAAATAA
- a CDS encoding SBBP repeat-containing protein: MKKQMIKKIKNWIKTCFLLLVGGGTMNGQVALKWVHQTGSAGVDQGCSVAIDDVGNIYTTGKFDGTVDFDPKDGVTNLIAPNGYGIFVQKLDAERNLLWAKSMGGTNSFNGGVGLAIAVDNWGNVYTVGYFSDTVDFDPNGGVHNLISTGNWDIFVQKLDSNGNFLWAKSMGGADTDEAISMVLDDLGNVYITGHFHGTVDFDPNGGVYNLTGSNPAFVQKLDSNGNFLWVKSMGSFLGTNEGKSITLDDLGNVYITGHFQGTVDFDPNGGVYNLSSVGSTDIFIQKLDNAGNFLWARSMGGNTTDYGYSIAVDNIGGVYTSGLFRETVDFDPGVGIYNLISTGDWDVFVQKLDSNGNFLWAKNMGGPKNDVGTSIALDDLNNIYITGQFQDTADFDPGVGITNLIATGNYDRFIQKLNSAGNFLWAKSIGANRFFMETSVALDNSNNIYLIGGFNGAVDFDPNEERSTLTGNWNMYLQKLIQKGIVGRLYHDYNQDCIQDINEIGLPNRALIINPGNIVVTTNNNGIWSVDSLPIGNYTISIDTSTNWLSTCPLIQNFTITNPDSIIVHPSLGFISTAPCSTPNVSIYAPFLRPGFSNQLIYIHVCNESTATGGIDSAYVIVQLDSLLTIQSGSLAYTDLGDNKYKINLDTLQPGRCVDITLNCLLSANAILSKTLCMTAKLYPVDTCSLDTAFRPSPPSITPCLTSYDGSHLVIRPTCNNDTISFVITNISDFDMTCYSQVRLFVDGQYILRDSVFLASGDTSMFVYLGDGKTWRMEVDQHPLHPGNSQPSGTIELCGNSANWTPNLVNILPLDDADPVVDIYCGLVTGSYDPNDKTGFPLGVGPTHDILPNQKIEYLIRFQNTGTDTAFTVVIRDTLSTDFDIFSLKSGASSHNYSFKMYGPRVLEWTFNNIMLPDSNVNEPASNGFVKFEVEQMPSLANGTVLENTAAIYFDFNAPIITNTSIHTINESISLFTTIQQVELEENLKIRFYPNPTNGIVYIDKKDNESLDFLVIDHLGRVLLSKKSVDPITDLDLSALPSGVYFVTVSNGSKMATQKIIKQ; encoded by the coding sequence ATGAAAAAGCAGATGATTAAAAAAATAAAAAACTGGATAAAAACATGTTTCCTCTTGTTAGTAGGAGGTGGGACTATGAATGGGCAAGTAGCTCTTAAATGGGTGCATCAAACAGGATCAGCGGGAGTTGACCAAGGGTGTTCAGTGGCAATTGATGATGTAGGGAATATCTACACTACAGGAAAGTTTGATGGAACAGTAGATTTTGATCCTAAAGACGGGGTTACTAATCTGATAGCTCCAAATGGTTATGGTATTTTTGTTCAAAAATTAGATGCAGAGAGGAATTTACTTTGGGCGAAGAGCATGGGGGGGACAAATAGTTTTAATGGAGGGGTAGGACTCGCAATAGCTGTGGATAACTGGGGAAATGTCTATACAGTAGGTTATTTTTCAGATACCGTAGACTTTGATCCGAATGGAGGTGTTCATAATTTAATATCTACAGGTAATTGGGATATTTTTGTTCAGAAATTAGATAGTAATGGTAATTTTTTATGGGCAAAAAGTATGGGAGGAGCAGATACAGATGAAGCAATTTCTATGGTATTAGATGATTTGGGAAATGTTTACATAACGGGACATTTTCATGGGACCGTAGATTTTGATCCCAATGGAGGTGTTTATAATTTAACAGGAAGTAACCCTGCTTTTGTTCAAAAATTAGATAGTAATGGTAATTTTTTATGGGTAAAAAGTATGGGGAGTTTTCTTGGCACAAACGAAGGTAAATCTATTACTTTGGATGATTTAGGAAATGTTTACATAACGGGACATTTTCAGGGAACCGTAGATTTTGATCCCAATGGAGGTGTTTATAATTTAAGTTCTGTAGGAAGCACAGATATTTTTATACAAAAATTAGATAATGCAGGTAACTTTTTATGGGCAAGGAGTATGGGGGGAAATACGACAGATTATGGATATTCTATAGCTGTAGATAATATAGGGGGTGTTTATACTTCGGGATTATTTAGGGAGACCGTAGATTTTGATCCTGGTGTTGGTATTTATAATTTAATATCTACAGGTGATTGGGATGTTTTTGTTCAGAAATTAGATAGTAATGGTAATTTTTTATGGGCAAAAAATATGGGCGGACCTAAGAATGATGTAGGAACTTCTATTGCATTAGATGATTTAAATAATATTTATATAACGGGACAATTTCAGGATACTGCAGATTTTGACCCAGGGGTAGGGATTACTAATTTAATAGCTACAGGAAATTATGATAGGTTTATACAAAAGCTAAATAGTGCAGGAAATTTTTTGTGGGCGAAAAGTATAGGAGCAAATCGTTTTTTTATGGAGACTTCTGTTGCATTAGATAATTCTAATAATATTTATCTGATAGGTGGGTTTAATGGAGCAGTAGATTTTGATCCTAACGAAGAGAGGAGCACTCTAACTGGAAACTGGAATATGTACCTACAGAAACTTATACAAAAAGGAATAGTAGGAAGATTATATCATGATTATAACCAAGATTGTATCCAAGACATTAACGAAATTGGTTTACCCAATAGAGCACTTATTATTAATCCTGGAAATATAGTAGTTACTACAAATAATAATGGAATATGGTCAGTAGATTCCCTTCCTATTGGAAACTATACGATATCAATTGACACATCTACAAATTGGTTGTCAACGTGTCCTTTAATACAAAATTTTACAATAACTAACCCTGATAGCATAATAGTGCATCCCTCTTTGGGATTTATATCAACAGCTCCATGTTCGACTCCTAATGTTTCTATTTATGCTCCCTTTTTACGACCAGGTTTTTCTAATCAATTAATTTATATTCATGTATGTAACGAGTCTACAGCGACAGGAGGTATTGATAGTGCTTACGTTATTGTTCAACTAGATAGTTTATTAACAATACAATCAGGTTCTCTTGCGTACACAGATTTAGGAGATAATAAATATAAAATAAATTTAGATACTCTTCAACCTGGTAGGTGCGTAGATATTACATTAAATTGTCTTTTGAGTGCAAACGCTATTTTGAGCAAGACTTTATGTATGACTGCAAAGTTGTATCCTGTAGATACGTGTAGCTTAGATACTGCTTTTAGGCCTTCTCCACCAAGTATCACCCCCTGCTTAACTTCTTATGATGGTTCCCATTTAGTTATTCGCCCAACTTGTAATAATGATACTATAAGTTTTGTCATTACTAATATTAGTGATTTTGATATGACTTGTTATTCTCAGGTGAGATTATTTGTTGATGGGCAATATATATTGAGAGATTCTGTTTTTTTAGCTAGTGGAGATACTTCAATGTTTGTGTATTTAGGGGATGGTAAAACTTGGCGTATGGAGGTTGATCAACATCCATTACATCCTGGAAATTCTCAGCCATCGGGAACAATTGAGTTATGTGGCAATAGCGCCAATTGGACTCCCAATTTAGTTAATATTCTTCCTCTAGATGATGCAGATCCTGTTGTAGACATCTATTGTGGTTTGGTTACAGGAAGTTATGATCCTAATGATAAGACAGGCTTTCCTCTTGGGGTAGGTCCAACACATGATATATTACCAAATCAAAAAATAGAATACCTTATTCGTTTTCAAAATACAGGAACAGACACTGCTTTTACAGTAGTTATAAGAGATACCTTATCAACAGATTTTGATATTTTTTCTCTAAAATCAGGAGCATCAAGTCATAACTATAGTTTTAAAATGTATGGTCCTAGAGTATTAGAATGGACATTTAATAATATTATGTTGCCTGATAGTAATGTTAATGAGCCAGCTTCTAACGGTTTTGTCAAATTTGAAGTAGAGCAAATGCCTTCTTTAGCTAATGGAACAGTACTAGAAAACACAGCTGCAATTTATTTTGATTTTAATGCTCCGATTATTACAAATACGAGCATACATACAATAAATGAAAGTATTTCTCTTTTTACTACTATTCAGCAAGTTGAACTAGAAGAGAACTTGAAAATACGTTTTTACCCTAATCCCACAAACGGAATAGTTTACATTGATAAAAAGGATAATGAATCGCTTGATTTCTTGGTGATAGACCATTTAGGAAGAGTTCTTTTGTCCAAAAAGTCAGTAGATCCAATTACAGATTTAGATTTAAGTGCCCTCCCGTCTGGAGTTTATTTTGTTACAGTGAGTAATGGTTCTAAAATGGCAACACAAAAAATTATTAAGCAATAA